The Microbulbifer sp. TB1203 nucleotide sequence AGCTGCACCCCTTCGCCCCCGCCGACCAGGCCCAGGGCTACGCTGAAATGTTCACGCAACTGCAGCAGATGCTGGCCGCCTGTACCGGCTACGACGCGGTGAGCCTGCAGCCCAACGCCGGCTCCCAGGGCGAGTACGCCGGCCTGGTGGCGATCAAGAAATACTTCGAGGCCAAGGGGGAAACCCAGCGCGATATCTGCCTGATCCCCGCCTCCGCCCACGGCACCAACCCGGCCTCGGCGATGATGGTCAGTATGAAAGTGGTCGTGGTTGCCTGCGATAATAAGGGCAACGTGGATATCGCCGACCTGAAAGCGAAGATCGAAGAGCACGGCGACCGCATCGCCGCGCTGATGGTCACCTACCCGTCCACCCACGGGGTATTCGAGGAAGGTATCCGCGAGATCTGCGAGCTGGTGCACAAGGCCGGCGGCCAGGTCTACATTGATGGCGCCAACATGAATGCACTCATCGGCGTGGCCGCCCCGGGCCAGTTCGGCGGCGACGTATCACATCTGAACCTGCACAAGACCTTTTGCATTCCCCACGGCGGCGGCGGCCCGGGCATGGGCCCGATCGCGGTGGGCGAACACCTGAAGCCCTACCTGGCCGGCCACCCGGTAACCGAAGTGCCGGATACCGACACCGCCAACGGCACCATTTCCGCGGCCCCCTGGGGTTCCGCCAGCATTCTGCCGATCAGCTGGATGTACATCCGCATGATGGGCAAACAGGGGATGAAGCGGGCCACCGAGATAGCAATCCTGAACGCCAACTATGTGGCCAAGTGCCTGAGCCAGGACTACTCGCTGCTGTACACCGGCAGCAACGGCTTCGTCGCCCACGAGTGCCTGGTGGACCTGCGCCCACTCAAGGAAGCCAGTGGTATTTCTGAAGAGGACATCGCCAAACGTCTGATGGACTTCGGCTTCCACGCGCCCACCATGTCCTTCCCTGTGGCCGGCACCCTGATGATCGAACCCACCGAAAGTGAATCCAAGGAGGAACTGGACCGCTTCGTCGAGGCCATGGCAATCATCCGCCAGGAAGTCGAGGACGTGGCGAGCGGCAAGTACAGCGCCGAGGACAACCCGCTGCGCAATGCGCCGCACACCCTCGAAGACGTGATGGCGGACCAGTGGACCCACGGCTACTCCCGCGACGTGGCCGGACGCCCGGCGGCCTGGCTGAAGGAGCACAAGGTGTGGCCCGCGTCCAACCGTATCGACAACGTGTACGGTGATCGCAACCTGGTGTGCTCCTGCCCGCCGATCGAGGCCTACGCGGAGTAAGCCGGGGGCACCCTGGGACCACCGAGCTCCAGCTCGGCACGCGGGCCGCAGGCCCGCTAAGGACTCGCAGAATTGTGCCGCTACAGCGTATCCCGCAGAAAGCCTCCGGCAGCAGGATCACCCAGTTCCTGACCAGTGGGGCGGCCCTGCTACCGGGTTCTACCTCGCGAGACACGCCGTGAATACATCCCTGTAGGCTTGTCTGCGAGGTCCCTCTCGCAGACAGTCTCGCGAGGTAGAACCCGGCATCAGGGCCTTCGCATCAAGCACCGCGCCTAAGTGAACAGCATTAGGGAAAACCCCCGACCTTTTTCTATCCACGAACCATCAGCCAATCAAATCGCCAGCGACGCCCGCCGCCTGCGGCGGGCCTGGGTAATCAGCAGGGAGAACATCAGCAGGGCCACGCTGATAATAAAAATGGACAGGCCGAGATAATCTCCGCCCATGGACCCGAGGAAGGTGGCCGGGGGGATATCCCCCGTATATTGGTATCTCGCCGCCGCCATACCGGTGTAGTGCATACCGCAGACCGCCACCCCGGCGATGGTGGCGCTGCCGAAAATCTGCCAGGAACCGCGCATACGGAAAGCCATCCACAGAGCCACCGAGGATGCGATCACCGCGATAACCACCGAGATGATCAGCAGGTTCAGGTCGTAACCAACCTCCGCCGGCATCAGCATGGCCGCCATACCGGTGTAGTGCATACCGGCCACGCCGCAGCCCATAAAGAAGCCGGCGAGCAGCAGTTTATCGAGGCTGAACACACCGAGTCCCGCAATGGCCAGCCCAATGGAGCAAGCGCCGATTGCAATCAACGCGGATACCAGAGTAGTCAATACGTCGTAGGCGACGGGTATATCCATCTTATAAGCCAGCATGGCGATAAAGTGCATGGCCCAGATCGCACCACCGCCCATGGCTGCACCCGCTGCGAGAATTGCGTTGCGTTTTTCCCTGCCGCCCCGTGCCTGGGGTATGCCAATCGCCAGCTGCAGGGCCGTAAAAGCGCCTAAAACGGATATCACATAAGACAAGGCTACTAATGTGAGGTTATAGTGGCCGAACATTGTTTGCTCCCGGATTTCCCGGCTTACCTGCCTTTATGTAAAAATATTTCCAATCAACTCATCACCTCAAAAATACAATCCTCCGCACCATCGCTGCGGCAACAGACCTCCCGCACAGTCACCTGCCCCTCCACGCCCGATTCCTGCAAAACTCCCTGCAGAAAACCGCAGAAAAAATCCCCGTTGCGACAGCGGCTGCCGGGTATGCACAAAGGGTTGTTCTTAATGCGCAGCGCGTGACCCTTCAGGTCGGCGGAGAGCAGATTGCGCATGGCCGGCAGGGCGATCTGCTTGAGTGCGCTATCGAGATCCAGGCGGCCGCCCAGGGCATAATCCCGTTTGTACACCCAGACCCCCACCCGGCGGCCCGCGAATTCCATACTCGCGCCTTTCTGCCCATCCGGGAGCTTGTTGCGCATACTCAGCAGGCGGGGGAAGATTCTCGGATATTCTTTCGCCAGAGTGGGCAGCTCCGCCTCCACCAGGCCCACCGCCGGAGCGCTGCATATCCCGTCCTTCAGGCTGCGGCCCACCGGATGGGGGATACGCCGCGGGGGTATCTGCATCGGGGTGGTGGAGGGGGAGTTGGAGGCCACCTGGTGCTCAGACTCGAAGCTGAACACCATGGGATGGGAGCCCATCCGCTCCTCCAGCTCCAGCAACCGTTCCTCCCTGCCACTGACCCGCAGCCAGAGTTCAACACCTCCATCGAGGACGGACATTCTCTGTCGCAGCAGGGAAAAGCCGCTCTGGATAATCAGATTCCCCAGCTCGCGCAGCAAACCCTCGCGACGATCGGACAACACGGTAAATTCGACTTCCATTGTTTACCTTATATTTATCGGCCTGACCGGATATTTGGTTTTGCTATCGACGCAGCAACGGAACCGGGAACTGCTGTCCCGAAGACGTATTTTTAGTTCTTCTATGCATAGCACCAATTTCGCACCTCACAAGTTATTGGCGCCAGATCCTTCGCCAAGAATGAGATCCGTGCAATCGGTCACAGAAGTGGTAATGGAGGGAAAAAGAAATTGTCAGGAGGGAATAGTGATAGGGCGTTTCTAAAAATCGGGAGCCCTACGGCATCAATTTTTAGAGGACATTTTAGTGAAATATCACGTCACATCAGGAAGCGGGCTGTTGCAAAATGCTCGCAACAGCCCGAAGTCCGCTAGCGCTCAGCGCCCTCTCGGCACTCACCGCGCACTTCGCCGCCAGCAGCGTAGACGCTGCGCTCCAGTTCGAAATACCCCTGGCGGCAAAATCCGGTCTCAGTCAGTTTCTGTTCCATGGCCCGATCAAACTGCAACTCGCTGCGCACCCCGCTGCCATTGTGCGCCATATTGCGGCCCATGCGGCTGCCGCCGACGCCGCTTTCGGTAAAGGGGCGCGGCACACCCGCGCGCAGTACTTCCAGAGAATAGGTGAAGCGCTTGGCGCCATTGGCCGCGATCTCCGTGTGAAAGGATTCCTTCAGACCCGGTATCGGCAGCGGCTGCTCACTGGCACAAGCGAGAACAAACAGCGGCAGGGAAAAAGCCACAAACCGCCGAAGCCCAAAGGCTCGAATAAAACTACTCACTGTTGCTTTTTTCATTCAGATCTCCTCGCTCCGCGCCATTCTTCCAGCGCCGTATAAAATTTTGTTTTTTGGTTCCAACAACCACAATACAAGTCCGCCAGCTACTCCAGATACCCGGATATATCGATCCAGGCAATTCCGTTCGGGGTTCCCGTCGCTCCCGGACTCTGCAGGGCAACGAGCGCCAGTTTTGTCCCGTCCGGAAAAAACTTCGCATGCTGTGCCTGATAGCCCGGATCGGTCAGCTGCTTCGAGGCCTTCCCGGGATTTTTCGTGTCGAACAGGTAAATGGCATAACCTTCCCCACTGCGCGCCGATTCAAAGACGACATAGCGGCCGTCCGGCGACCAGGCGGGTGCGCGCCCCTGGTACTGTTCGTTGTAGCAGTCTATCGGGGCGCCCTGTTCGAGCGGTGCCGAGGTGAATACAGGGGCATTCCCGGAATTGAGGAAAATGTAATTGGCATCCTGGTTGTATCCACTGGGTGCCGGGTGTGACCCCTTGGGCCAGTTTGCAATGTCGGGTTGGCCGGCAAAAGCCACCAGCAGGTCGTTGACCGGATTCACCGCGGGCATGCCGCCAAACAGCGCATTGCCATCGGCGTCACTGCCGTTCATGTTGGCCCAGACTATTCCGCCGGATGTGTCGATCCGGCTGTTGCTCGGCCGCGGCTTCGCCGAAGTGCTGCCGTTCTCGACGGTGAGCGTCGCCCCGTCCGGGGACCAGGCCGGATAATTGAGGCCATTTGTGCCGCCGATCTGCCACGGCGAGGTGCCGTCGCCGTCCGCGATCCAGACGGATTGCGCATCTCCGTTGAAAGCGACGGTGTTCGCCGCCCAACACCAATCCGCCCGCGTCTGTTGATCGGGGCCCCCCGCCGGTATGAATACGACCGGATCGGGATCGCCCAGATCGTCGACCACATAGAGGGTGGTATCGCCGGCGGGGGCTCCGGACTGGAATACTGTCCGCTCGAAAATGACAACCGTCCCGTCGGGCCCCACTGCCGGCCGGTAGTCGCTGTAGTGCGGGTCCTGTGTGATGAAATTCAGGATCGGGTACTGATCCATAGTC carries:
- a CDS encoding MHYT domain-containing protein, which codes for MFGHYNLTLVALSYVISVLGAFTALQLAIGIPQARGGREKRNAILAAGAAMGGGAIWAMHFIAMLAYKMDIPVAYDVLTTLVSALIAIGACSIGLAIAGLGVFSLDKLLLAGFFMGCGVAGMHYTGMAAMLMPAEVGYDLNLLIISVVIAVIASSVALWMAFRMRGSWQIFGSATIAGVAVCGMHYTGMAAARYQYTGDIPPATFLGSMGGDYLGLSIFIISVALLMFSLLITQARRRRRASLAI